In Flavobacterium sp. N1736, the following are encoded in one genomic region:
- a CDS encoding RidA family protein gives MEKRVINPWEWQNERSYNQAVEVKNPEGTLYVSGQAAVNADGTSSNENMESQIKLALNNLEQVIAKAGYEPKGIVRLTIYTTNTADLWPHFNIIQDWIAKHGVQQATSLMEVKSLFETLKVEFEATVVK, from the coding sequence ATGGAAAAAAGAGTAATTAATCCCTGGGAATGGCAAAATGAACGCAGCTATAACCAAGCCGTTGAAGTAAAAAATCCGGAAGGAACATTGTATGTTTCCGGACAAGCCGCCGTAAACGCTGACGGAACTTCGAGCAATGAAAACATGGAATCACAGATAAAACTTGCCCTGAATAATCTGGAACAGGTAATCGCAAAAGCCGGATACGAACCCAAAGGAATTGTTAGGCTGACAATTTATACGACCAATACTGCAGACCTTTGGCCACATTTCAACATCATTCAGGATTGGATTGCCAAACACGGAGTTCAGCAAGCCACAAGTTTAATGGAAGTAAAAAGTTTGTTTGAAACTTTGAAAGTTGAATTTGAAGCTACGGTTGTAAAATAA